From Coriobacteriia bacterium, one genomic window encodes:
- a CDS encoding DNA primase, producing MGRIPDDDVRRVREATDLVATISERVVLKQKGRLFWGCCPFHAEKTPSFKVDPATQLWHCFGCGLGGDVFGFLMKAENAEFADTVRMLADRAHIEIVEESGGAPRGQRERLMAASEAAADFYHDMLTKSRDAESQGARQYLATRGFGSDVAKVWKLGYAPGRAALSTHLASAGFSAEEITEANLGMKGDNGRMRDRFYERLMFPIGDLQGRIIAFGGRVLGSGEPKYLNTQDTPVFHKSANMYGIDRAKTHITSTGTAIVVEGYTDVIAMHQAGFPNTVATLGTALTREHVRLLSRFAKRVVYLFDGDAAGLRAADRAVEFVGRDSTMEAGSSRIDLFAAVIPEGMDPADLVSKKGPEAVRDLVADATPLLRFGIDRRLARWDLDRPEQRERALGDAVQLLVPIRESETAREYARYIAGRLFTEPAIVIGRMASMKVNPSQQDEGAQASKGTTPFGGLSLTREVQVEYELLALLVRKPSLRSRAQFLLTENLLSDPTSRQIAEVLMHALPQASAVELIGTLEERFPHAVEAISGSSLLVDDSEVDAVEHDLAVKLKEFELERRIAEGKGRLRQPESFKEKADYDEMFKKVSALQSELDEYRRGARDVG from the coding sequence GTGGGGCGCATACCTGATGACGACGTGCGCCGGGTCCGCGAAGCAACCGATCTTGTCGCTACGATCTCGGAGCGTGTTGTGCTCAAGCAGAAGGGCCGCCTCTTCTGGGGCTGCTGTCCCTTTCATGCCGAGAAAACCCCATCCTTCAAGGTCGATCCGGCTACACAGCTGTGGCACTGCTTCGGCTGCGGGCTGGGCGGGGACGTGTTCGGCTTCCTGATGAAGGCCGAGAACGCTGAGTTCGCCGACACGGTTCGCATGCTCGCCGACAGGGCTCACATCGAGATCGTGGAGGAGAGCGGAGGCGCGCCGAGGGGTCAGCGGGAGCGGCTCATGGCAGCGAGCGAGGCGGCAGCCGACTTCTACCATGACATGCTCACCAAGTCGCGCGACGCTGAGTCGCAGGGGGCTCGCCAGTACCTTGCCACCCGCGGGTTCGGGAGCGACGTCGCGAAGGTGTGGAAGCTGGGCTATGCGCCCGGCCGAGCGGCTCTTTCGACCCACCTGGCGAGTGCAGGCTTCTCGGCGGAAGAGATCACCGAGGCAAACCTCGGCATGAAGGGCGATAACGGGCGGATGCGCGACCGCTTCTACGAACGCCTGATGTTTCCGATCGGCGATCTGCAGGGCCGCATTATCGCGTTCGGCGGGCGAGTACTCGGCTCCGGCGAGCCGAAGTATCTGAACACGCAGGACACGCCGGTTTTTCACAAGTCGGCCAACATGTACGGCATTGACCGTGCGAAGACCCACATTACGTCGACCGGTACTGCGATCGTCGTTGAGGGCTACACAGACGTCATCGCTATGCACCAAGCGGGGTTTCCCAATACGGTGGCCACGCTCGGCACGGCGTTGACGCGCGAGCACGTGCGGCTGCTGTCGCGGTTTGCCAAGAGGGTCGTCTATCTGTTCGACGGCGACGCAGCGGGGCTTCGCGCTGCCGACCGGGCGGTGGAGTTCGTCGGGCGGGACAGCACGATGGAAGCTGGGAGTTCGCGGATAGATCTCTTCGCCGCAGTGATCCCGGAGGGCATGGATCCCGCCGATCTCGTGTCGAAGAAGGGTCCCGAGGCCGTCAGGGACCTTGTCGCCGACGCGACGCCGCTCCTGCGCTTCGGTATCGACCGTCGGCTTGCGCGATGGGACCTCGATCGGCCCGAACAGCGTGAACGCGCCTTGGGCGATGCGGTGCAGCTTCTGGTGCCGATCAGGGAGTCCGAGACCGCGCGTGAGTATGCCCGCTACATAGCGGGCAGGCTGTTCACGGAGCCCGCCATTGTCATCGGCCGCATGGCGTCGATGAAAGTGAATCCTTCTCAGCAGGACGAGGGCGCTCAAGCGAGCAAAGGGACTACTCCATTTGGTGGCTTGTCGCTGACGCGCGAGGTCCAGGTTGAGTATGAGTTGCTCGCGTTGCTGGTTCGCAAGCCGTCTCTGAGAAGCAGGGCACAGTTCTTGCTTACCGAGAACCTGCTGTCAGACCCGACCAGCAGGCAAATAGCTGAGGTCCTGATGCATGCGTTGCCTCAGGCGAGTGCGGTCGAACTTATCGGCACATTGGAAGAGCGGTTTCCACACGCCGTTGAGGCGATTTCCGGATCGTCGTTGCTTGTCGATGACTCGGAAGTCGATGCGGTTGAGCACGACTTGGCGGTCAAACTCAAGGAATTTGAGCTTGAGCGCCGCATTGCGGAAGGGAAGGGACGTCTGAGGCAGCCGGAATCATTCAAGGAAAAGGCTGATTATGACGAGATGTTTAAGAAGGTCTCTGCGCTGCAAAGTGAACTCGATGAGTACCGCAGGGGAGCCCGAGATGTCGGATAA